A window of the Xenopus laevis strain J_2021 chromosome 9_10L, Xenopus_laevis_v10.1, whole genome shotgun sequence genome harbors these coding sequences:
- the mfsd6l.L gene encoding major facilitator superfamily domain-containing protein 6-like protein B, which translates to MSSTKQWDISKALAVATLFHFFHNVGKFCLMPFLTLYFRQLGLGASLVGIIIGFKHAVHLLWAPLCSFLAKSHRKRRFFIMASLLLSAGAGGLFAFYPPLDKNIVSLFCNTSMPWKEQLNPPIDISVFVDENISTTYATPTNHQTTNGEFNTFPSSVAEVAIDTTMASSLDMKTTTHQRFTDQFPSSSPLTRNKRLEHQTRKVLGSGKAQKANSSKSSASNSKQRSSLNNQTAPFATHPNVSHRPSIHERKVRDISIDFTDSFLDPKHKIFLIVLAMVIIWEILAAPLEWIADDSLYEYLDFVDATDRHGKLWIWGYLGASMGSIFITFLIDNLNCFVIFDIPRVSFHFFCYGGFLISTFFLSTLYPVHVSKKTEHSNKTVKALGFLGSDGRIVLTALTVFVLGAVGSTIQNFLFWQMQDIGSNELYMGLSIAAGLLSELALYFFRNKLLKTLTFKWMVVLGLLSLGIQFLYYSFLWTPWSVVAIQILNAFSSGVIWWAINSQVVDVASPGTERSLQLTLRWLAYGCGSSAGSFASGFIISRFSLAVLYQACCITLLTWIVIFLLVQPKLPNIKKINYSRLLAADNSDMSDSDEEQDRDWLVTAMKDENSNRKW; encoded by the coding sequence ATGAGCTCCACCAAGCAATGGGATATTAGCAAGGCCTTGGCTGTTGCCACCTTGTTCCACTTCTTCCACAATGTTGGAAAGTTTTGCTTGATGCCCTTTCTAACCCTCTACTTCAGGCAGCTTGGATTGGGTGCCTCCCTAGTGGGCATCATCATTGGATTCAAGCATGCAGTTCATCTGCTCTGGGCTCCCTTGTGCTCTTTCCTGGCCAAGAGTCACCGCAAACGAAGGTTTTTCATCATGGCATCTCTTCTGCTATCTGCGGGAGCTGGGGGTCTGTTTGCCTTTTACCCCCCATTAGATAAGAACATTGTGTCCTTGTTCTGCAATACTAGTATGCCATGGAAAGAACAGTTAAACCCACCCATAGACATTAGTGTTTTTGTAGATGAAAATATCAGCACAACTTATGCAACACCTACTAATCACCAGACCACAAATGGGGAGTTTAATACCTTCCCAAGTTCTGTTGcagaggtggccatagacaccaCAATGGCTTCTTCACTTGACATGAAGACCACAACACATCAGCGTTTTACAGATCAGTTTCCAAGCTCATCTCCTCTGACAAGGAATAAAAGACTGGAGCATCAGACCAGGAAGGTTCTTGGTTCTGGAAAGGCACAAAAAGCTAACAGCAGTAAATCCTCAGCATCCAATAGTAAGCAGAGAAGTTCTCTGAACAACCAAACCGCACCCTTTGCAACTCACCCCAATGTCTCCCACCGCCCATCTATTCATGAAAGAAAAGTCAGGGACATTTCCATTGATTTTACTGACAGTTTCCTTGATCCCAAACACAAAATCTTCCTAATCGTGTTGGCTATGGTCATTATCTGGGAAATCCTGGCAGCCCCATTAGAGTGGATAGCTGACGACAGCTTATATGAATACCTGGATTTTGTGGACGCCACAGACAGACATGGCAAACTTTGGATCTGGGGGTACCTAGGAGCTAGCATGGGCTCTATTTTCATAACTTTCCTAATAGACAACCTCAACTGCTTTGTCATCTTCGATATCCCCAGAGTTTCCTTCCATTTCTTCTGCTATGGTGGCTTCCTTATCAGCACCTTCTTTCTGAGCACCCTCTATCCAGTTCATGTTTCCAAGAAAACCGAACACTCCAACAAAACTGTCAAAGCCCTGGGATTTCTTGGAAGTGATGGGCGCATTGTTCTAACAGCCCTTACTGTATTTGTTTTGGGGGCTGTAGGCTCCACCATTCAAAATTTCCtcttctggcaaatgcaagataTAGGCAGTAATGAGTTGTACATGGGACTTTCTATTGCTGCCGGACTACTCTCCGAACTGGCACTGTACTTTTTCAGGAACAAGCTTCTGAAGACTTTGACCTTTAAATGGATGGTAGTTCTGGGGTTACTTAGTCTCGGGATCCAGTTTTTGTATTATTCCTTTCTGTGGACACCCTGGTCTGTAGTGGCCATTCAGATCCTCAATGCTTTTAGCAGTGGAGTAATCTGGTGGGCAATTAACTCACAAGTGGTCGATGTGGCTAGCCCTGGCACTGAGAGATCTCTACAGCTGACACTACGGTGGCTCGCATATGGCTGCGGATCTAGTGCAGGAAGTTTTGCAAGTGGCTTCATCATTAGCAGATTCAGCCTTGCGGTGCTATATCAGGCCTGCTGCATCACCTTACTCACATGGATTGTCATATTTCTCTTAGTACAACCCAAACTACCTAATATCAAGAAAATAAACTACTCCCGGCTGCTAGCTGCAGATAACAGCGATATGAGCGACTCTGATGAAGAACAAGACCGGGACTGGCTAGTAACGGCCATGAAAGATGAGAATTCCAATAGGAAATGGTAG
- the bmerb1l.L gene encoding bMERB domain-containing protein 1 translates to MEKERAPSKQYGSLESTKWNPTAPATGEDVISMADSTTTIDDIEDELVKIERIREILVRRESELRYMLDDFQLCKEITILKKQLQALVSIPEKDKTREDRKKEEQLLQHINKLVETRDFMVDDVELERLREREEDKDMEEFLQRKLSKSFLKKAVFRKEKPMAAPSRQTSAPLVSRTGLTLIKDCCGFNCSVM, encoded by the exons ATGGAGAAGGAACGTGCACCCTCAAAGCAGTATGGATCCTTGGAATCCACAAAGTGGAACCCCACAGCACCAGCCACAG GTGAAGACGTCATCTCAATGGCTGATTCCACAACCACCATTGATGATATTGAGGACGAGCTGGTTAAGATCGAGAGAATTCGGGAGATCCTAGTGAGGAGAGAGTCAGAGCTCAGATACAT GTTGGATGATTTCCAGCTATGTAAAGAGATTACCATCCTAAAGAAACAGTTACAGGCCCTGGTTTCTATTCCTG AGAAGGACAAGACCCGGGAAGACCGTAAGAAGGAAGAGCAGCTCCTGCAGCACATTAACAAACTGGTGGAGACAAGAGATTTTATGGTAGATGATGTGGAGCTTGAGAGATTAAG GGAGAGGGAAGAGGATAAGGACATGGAGGAATTTCTTCAAAGAAAATTATCCAAAAGCTTTCTAAAGAAGGCAG TCTTCAGAAAGGAAAAGCCAATGGCAGCTCCCTCCCGACAAACCTCTGCACCGTTGGTCAGCAGGACAGGTCTGACACTGATAAAGGACTGCTGTGGATTCAACTGCTCTGTTATGTGA